The DNA sequence CAGTCGCCTGCCCTGGCCAGATACTCACCCCGTTTGATTAGCGCTTCCCCGCTTTCGCTCGCTTGCAGTGTGAAGCTAATCAGCGCTAATCCTGACGCCAGCATTATCGTTTTCATTATCTTCACCCTCATGCCTGCACCAATGGACCTGGATTTTTCAGATACTGCTCACGAATAGCCTGCGCTGACCAGTATGTCAGTGCCGCCACCAGCCCGGTCGGGTTGTATCCCAGCCCCTGAGGAAATGCCGATGCCCCTGCTACGAAGACATTAGGTACATCCCAGCTCTGCAGATAACGATTCACTGCACTGGTTTTAGGATCATTGCC is a window from the Erwinia sp. genome containing:
- a CDS encoding Gluconate 2-dehydrogenase flavoprotein (ID:JIFNMEKO_02755;~source:Prodigal:2.6), whose product is MPLHFDWQDNDIKMSQFMHDKMHTIASAMNPKIISGSAKKPGTHFDSTVYQTTHMNGGAIMGNDPKTSAVNRYLQSWDVPNVFVAGASAFPQGLGYNPTGLVAALTYWSAQAIREQYLKNPGPLVQA